A stretch of the Filimonas lacunae genome encodes the following:
- a CDS encoding ABC transporter ATP-binding protein, which produces MRTLLLYLKPYKWLVTLALFLAFINQSFSLMDPMIFGKIIDRFAKHPHFFDDKNQHPRELPEFISGVILLLLASMGVAMVSRIAKAFQDYFVNVIIQKFGAKIFTDGLRHSLKLPYQDFEDQRSGETLSILTKVRTDTEKFITSFINVFFGIIVGVGFVTVYAFTIHWSIPAAYFLGVLLLSWLTSLLSRKIKVIQKNILQETTSLAGSTTESLRNIELVKSLGLSEQEINRLNNTTYKILGLEIKKVKSIRTLSFIQGTFVNTLRQVILFLLLFLIFRDKLSVGQLFTMQLYSFFIFGPLQEIGNIILSYREAEASLNNFHNLMQKAVEPKPVVPAPVGNIETLAFHNVSFKHQTAQYKALDDISFEAAKGETIAFVGPSGSGKSTLVKLLVGLYTPQNGEMLYNNINSHDIYFDALREQIGFVTQDTQLFAGTIRENLLFVKPSATDEQLMDVLGKASCLPLLQRAEKGLETVLGEGGLKLSGGEKQRLSIARSLLRHPRLLIFDEATSALDSITEEEITTTIKEISEKKEQITVLIAHRLSTIMHADRIYVLEKGQVAETGTHQSLLAEKGLYYAMWRQQIGERK; this is translated from the coding sequence ATGCGAACACTTTTATTGTACCTAAAACCGTATAAATGGCTGGTTACGTTAGCGCTGTTTTTAGCATTCATTAACCAGAGTTTTTCTTTAATGGACCCAATGATTTTTGGAAAGATCATTGACCGTTTTGCCAAACACCCCCATTTTTTTGATGACAAGAATCAACATCCCCGCGAGTTACCTGAATTTATTAGTGGCGTAATATTACTGCTGCTGGCCAGTATGGGCGTAGCTATGGTTTCTCGTATAGCCAAAGCCTTCCAGGATTATTTTGTAAACGTGATTATTCAAAAGTTCGGCGCCAAAATATTTACAGATGGCTTACGACACTCACTGAAATTGCCTTACCAGGACTTTGAAGATCAACGTAGCGGCGAAACCCTCAGCATTCTTACCAAAGTACGAACGGATACCGAAAAATTCATCACCAGCTTTATCAACGTATTTTTCGGCATCATAGTAGGCGTGGGCTTTGTTACTGTATATGCTTTTACCATTCACTGGTCTATACCAGCCGCCTACTTTTTAGGTGTGCTTTTATTATCATGGCTTACCAGCTTGTTAAGCCGTAAAATAAAGGTGATACAAAAAAACATTTTACAGGAAACCACTTCCCTGGCGGGAAGTACCACAGAAAGCCTGCGCAATATTGAACTGGTAAAAAGTCTGGGGTTGAGTGAGCAGGAAATAAACCGGTTAAATAACACTACCTATAAAATACTGGGGCTGGAAATAAAGAAAGTAAAAAGCATTCGTACCCTCAGCTTTATCCAGGGCACATTTGTAAACACACTCAGGCAGGTAATTCTGTTCCTGTTGTTGTTTCTCATTTTTAGAGACAAGCTTTCGGTGGGCCAGTTGTTTACCATGCAACTGTACTCCTTCTTCATCTTCGGACCATTACAGGAAATAGGAAACATCATACTCTCCTATCGCGAAGCAGAAGCATCCCTGAATAACTTTCACAACCTGATGCAAAAAGCGGTTGAGCCTAAACCAGTAGTTCCTGCTCCTGTAGGTAATATAGAAACACTGGCTTTTCACAATGTTTCCTTTAAACACCAGACTGCTCAGTATAAAGCACTGGACGATATCAGCTTTGAAGCTGCCAAAGGAGAAACCATTGCCTTTGTAGGCCCTTCGGGCAGTGGTAAAAGCACATTGGTAAAATTGCTGGTGGGCTTGTATACTCCACAAAATGGCGAAATGCTGTATAACAACATTAACTCGCACGATATTTATTTCGATGCCTTACGCGAACAAATTGGTTTTGTGACACAAGACACCCAACTGTTTGCCGGCACCATACGCGAAAACCTGTTGTTTGTAAAACCTTCCGCTACCGATGAGCAACTTATGGATGTGTTGGGCAAAGCCAGCTGTCTTCCATTACTGCAACGTGCCGAAAAAGGACTGGAAACGGTGCTGGGCGAAGGTGGTTTAAAACTAAGCGGGGGTGAAAAACAACGTTTAAGCATTGCACGCAGCTTACTGCGTCATCCACGCCTGCTTATTTTTGACGAAGCCACCTCGGCATTGGATTCTATTACGGAAGAAGAAATTACCACCACCATAAAAGAGATTTCTGAAAAGAAAGAACAGATTACCGTGCTGATAGCACACCGGTTAAGCACTATTATGCATGCCGACCGTATTTATGTGCTGGAAAAAGGGCAGGTGGCAGAAACAGGCACACACCAAAGCCTGCTGGCCGAAAAAGGATTATACTATGCGATGTGGCGCCAGCAAATTGGAGAAAGAAAATAA
- a CDS encoding mechanosensitive ion channel family protein, producing the protein MTSPIPRFLLLLVCVLLTGASVWAQQDTSHFRRPGFSAESLFADSGKLTASDYTERIQEVYQILSHINSSAHLRREVKDLAGKLAECDSALQVVNRVVSVEGNATNVRNLQMFNVLLQNVQSDVASYESEIDTADNLLQSLKEEMRLMVRDTTLRQLVRDSMARRPFMDQLKSIRAKRRMADSLLRNGIAMVSQLKIRASSISILSSELTSKVNEKLRISGFKAFGKEMPYLWESGKAKKAAAAIAKENAGALNDEKKALNYYLKDAGPKRLLLLLFGAVFLWWIIVNIKVIRKAGMAHTFKHYHIQLLAMQPWASAFALMFSIAPLFDMNAPAVYVESMQFFLLIALTFLFYKQWPRQLFYNWLSVIALFLLFTWVEHTTTPTLLRRYTFIILNIASIVAWVTFLRRLPEEIALKRFIKVVIYFNFVLNVAAILHNAFGRISLSHQFATTAIFSFTSVMGLSVCYKIFTEAILLQVHASRVRQGIQKSFEVKVVTEGFRKPLFAVLLFIWLVELTTNLNMYGPLAKGISGFLSIPRSIGSISFTFGSVALFFLIIMLAHMLQRYIGYFMGAVDDEEEEGAKGQRSRLLMTKLILITAGYLLAVAASGLPVDKITIVLGALGVGIGMGLQNIVNNFVSGIILIFDRPLQIGDSVDVGSKSGKVKEIGLRSSTLFTPDGAEVIIPNGDILSQQITNWTFSNSYKRLDISVTIAGAADKETLEKLITDALSASPFVLDQKQPVILFEKQKGTEISMKVYFWCTDVQKAELAKSSALFLLYKAVTEKGLELK; encoded by the coding sequence ATGACATCCCCCATTCCCCGTTTTCTCCTGCTATTAGTATGTGTATTGCTGACTGGCGCTTCTGTATGGGCGCAACAGGACACCTCTCATTTCAGAAGGCCTGGATTTTCAGCAGAGTCGTTATTTGCCGATTCCGGAAAATTAACGGCATCTGATTACACAGAACGTATACAGGAAGTATACCAGATACTGAGCCATATTAACAGCAGTGCTCATTTACGCAGAGAAGTGAAAGACCTGGCAGGTAAACTGGCAGAATGCGACAGTGCATTACAGGTAGTGAACCGCGTAGTATCGGTAGAAGGCAACGCCACCAATGTACGCAACCTGCAAATGTTTAACGTGCTGCTGCAAAATGTGCAGAGCGATGTGGCATCGTATGAGAGTGAAATAGACACTGCTGATAATTTACTGCAGAGTTTAAAAGAAGAAATGCGCTTAATGGTGCGGGATACCACCTTACGCCAGCTGGTAAGGGATTCTATGGCCAGAAGGCCTTTTATGGATCAGCTGAAAAGCATCCGCGCTAAAAGAAGAATGGCCGACAGTTTATTAAGAAACGGCATTGCCATGGTAAGCCAGCTGAAAATACGTGCTTCTTCTATCTCCATTTTATCCTCAGAATTAACCAGCAAGGTCAATGAAAAATTAAGGATATCCGGCTTTAAGGCTTTTGGTAAGGAAATGCCTTACCTGTGGGAGTCCGGTAAGGCCAAAAAAGCAGCGGCTGCTATAGCGAAAGAAAATGCCGGTGCTTTGAATGACGAAAAAAAGGCATTGAACTATTACCTGAAAGATGCAGGACCTAAGCGTTTGCTGCTGTTGTTGTTTGGTGCTGTGTTTTTATGGTGGATTATCGTAAATATCAAAGTCATCCGCAAGGCAGGTATGGCGCATACGTTTAAGCACTACCATATTCAATTACTGGCTATGCAGCCCTGGGCAAGTGCTTTTGCACTGATGTTTAGTATTGCGCCTTTATTTGACATGAATGCGCCTGCGGTGTATGTAGAAAGCATGCAGTTTTTCCTGTTAATAGCGCTCACCTTTTTATTTTACAAGCAATGGCCCCGTCAGCTGTTTTATAACTGGTTGAGTGTAATTGCTTTGTTTTTACTGTTTACCTGGGTAGAACATACTACTACACCCACTTTACTGCGCCGTTATACTTTTATTATCTTAAACATAGCTTCTATTGTTGCCTGGGTTACTTTCCTGCGCAGGCTGCCGGAAGAGATTGCTTTAAAGCGTTTTATCAAGGTGGTGATCTACTTTAACTTCGTGTTGAACGTAGCAGCTATTTTGCACAACGCTTTTGGTCGTATCTCTTTATCACATCAGTTTGCTACCACGGCCATTTTCTCGTTCACCAGTGTAATGGGCTTATCGGTTTGTTACAAAATATTTACCGAGGCTATTCTGTTGCAGGTGCATGCCAGCCGCGTGCGTCAGGGCATACAAAAAAGCTTTGAAGTAAAAGTGGTAACAGAAGGTTTCCGCAAACCACTTTTTGCCGTGTTGTTGTTTATCTGGCTGGTAGAGCTTACCACCAATTTAAACATGTATGGTCCCCTGGCCAAAGGCATATCCGGTTTCCTGAGCATTCCACGCAGCATAGGCAGTATCTCTTTCACTTTTGGTAGTGTAGCCTTGTTTTTCCTGATTATTATGCTGGCGCACATGTTACAGCGTTATATAGGGTATTTTATGGGCGCTGTGGATGATGAAGAGGAAGAAGGTGCTAAGGGGCAACGTTCACGTCTGTTAATGACCAAGCTGATATTGATTACAGCAGGTTACCTGCTGGCGGTGGCAGCATCTGGTTTACCGGTAGATAAAATTACTATTGTGCTGGGTGCGTTAGGTGTAGGTATTGGTATGGGTTTACAAAACATTGTAAACAACTTTGTATCGGGTATTATTCTCATTTTCGACAGGCCACTGCAAATTGGCGACTCTGTGGATGTGGGTAGTAAATCGGGTAAAGTAAAAGAAATAGGATTGCGTTCCAGCACTTTATTTACACCGGATGGCGCTGAGGTAATTATTCCTAACGGGGATATTTTATCGCAGCAGATTACTAACTGGACGTTTAGCAACAGCTATAAGCGGTTAGATATTTCGGTAACTATTGCTGGTGCAGCTGATAAAGAAACATTGGAGAAGCTGATTACCGATGCTTTAAGCGCTTCGCCTTTTGTACTGGATCAAAAGCAACCTGTTATCCTGTTTGAAAAGCAAAAAGGCACAGAAATAAGCATGAAAGTGTATTTCTGGTGTACCGATGTGCAGAAGGCCGAGTTGGCTAAAAGCTCTGCCCTGTTTTTGCTGTACAAAGCGGTTACAGAAAAGGGACTGGAGCTGAAATAA
- a CDS encoding glycoside hydrolase family 27 protein yields MNKMFVVLASLLLGLCTTVTQAQSFHNWAPTPPMGWNSWDCYGPTVTETEVKANADYMATYLKKYGWEYIVVDIRWYVGNDKAHGYNEKDAELSMDGYGRFTPAVNRFPSAADGKGFTALASYIHKKGLKFGIHIMRGIPVEAVKRNLPILGSKATARDVYTDSIQCKWLRDMYTVVAGKEGAQEYYNSIIDMYASWGVDFIKCDDLSRPYHAAEIEMLRKAIARTGRKIVLSTSPGETPLPDAKHVQEHANMWRTVDDFWDNWKHLKEHFDVFERWNPYRVTGGWPDGDMLPLGRIGIRAERGNNRMSAFTKDEQYTLMTLWCIFRSPLFFGGDLPSNDAFTLSLITNKEVLGVLNHSKNNKPLFNKNGLVAWIAEDANGKDKYLALFNALDKPDANATTVNIPATWSELGITGKASVKDLWSGKQLGEFAGEFSPAIPYHGAGLYKLSIKK; encoded by the coding sequence ATGAATAAGATGTTTGTTGTATTAGCCTCTTTATTACTGGGCTTGTGTACTACAGTTACACAAGCCCAGTCTTTTCACAACTGGGCCCCCACACCTCCTATGGGATGGAATAGCTGGGATTGCTACGGCCCCACCGTTACCGAAACAGAAGTAAAAGCCAACGCCGATTACATGGCTACCTATCTGAAAAAATACGGATGGGAGTATATAGTGGTGGATATCCGCTGGTATGTGGGTAATGACAAAGCACACGGTTATAACGAGAAAGACGCAGAACTGTCAATGGATGGTTACGGACGTTTTACCCCTGCTGTTAATCGCTTTCCCTCCGCTGCGGATGGAAAAGGCTTTACTGCACTAGCCAGTTACATTCACAAAAAAGGATTGAAGTTTGGTATACACATTATGCGCGGTATACCGGTAGAAGCGGTAAAACGTAACCTGCCTATATTGGGTAGCAAGGCTACAGCACGTGATGTATATACCGATTCTATCCAATGTAAATGGCTCAGGGATATGTATACTGTGGTAGCCGGTAAAGAGGGCGCACAGGAATATTATAACTCCATTATTGATATGTATGCTTCCTGGGGAGTAGACTTTATCAAGTGTGACGATTTATCCCGTCCTTATCACGCCGCAGAAATTGAAATGCTTCGCAAAGCCATTGCCCGTACCGGCCGTAAAATAGTACTCAGTACCTCACCCGGCGAAACACCTTTGCCAGATGCCAAACATGTGCAGGAACATGCCAACATGTGGCGCACAGTAGATGATTTCTGGGATAACTGGAAGCATTTGAAAGAACACTTTGATGTGTTTGAAAGATGGAACCCTTACCGTGTTACAGGTGGATGGCCTGATGGTGATATGTTACCCCTGGGCAGAATTGGTATTCGTGCCGAAAGAGGAAACAACCGCATGAGCGCCTTTACCAAAGACGAGCAATATACCTTAATGACGCTGTGGTGTATTTTCAGATCGCCCTTGTTTTTTGGTGGCGACCTTCCTTCCAACGATGCTTTCACACTGTCGTTGATTACCAATAAAGAAGTATTAGGCGTATTAAACCATAGTAAAAACAACAAACCCTTGTTTAACAAGAATGGTTTAGTTGCCTGGATTGCAGAGGATGCTAACGGCAAAGACAAATACCTGGCCCTGTTTAATGCATTGGATAAGCCGGATGCCAATGCTACAACAGTGAACATTCCTGCTACCTGGAGCGAGTTAGGTATTACCGGAAAAGCCAGTGTAAAAGACTTGTGGAGCGGTAAACAACTGGGTGAGTTTGCGGGCGAATTTTCTCCCGCCATTCCTTATCACGGCGCTGGGTTGTATAAGCTGAGTATTAAAAAGTAA